The following are encoded in a window of Perca fluviatilis chromosome 21, GENO_Pfluv_1.0, whole genome shotgun sequence genomic DNA:
- the psme3 gene encoding proteasome activator complex subunit 3, which yields MSSLLKVDNEIKTKVDAFRERITSEAEDLVANFFPKKLLELDHFLKDPIINIADLKEIHSEINLTVPDPILLSNLHDGLEAQNAKKRKLEDGDDEAMVTGTKVFVMPGGMMKSNGSLVDLIEKVKPEIRTLIEKCNTVKMWVQLLIPRIEDGNNFGVSIQEETVAELRTVEGEAASYLDQISRYYITRAKLVSKIAKYPHVEDYRRTVTEIDEKEYISLKIIVSELRNQYVTLHDMILKNIEKIKRPRSSNTDALY from the exons ATGTCTTCACTCCTCAAGGTGGACAATGAAATTAAAACCAAG GTTGATGCTTTCAGGGAACGTATCACTTCAGAA GCAGAGGATCTAGTTGCAAATTTTTTCCCAAAGAAGTTGCTGGAACTTGATCACTTCTTAAAG gATCCAATCATAAACATCGCTGACCTGAAGGAGATACACTCGGAGATAAACCTGACGGTGCCCGACCCCATTTTGCTCTCAAACCTGCATGACGGACTAGAAGCG CAAAATGCCAAAAAGAGAAAGCTCGAGGATGGAGATGATGAGGCCATGG TGACTGGCACCAAGGTCTTTGTCATGCCTGGTGGGATGATGAAGAGCAACGGAAGCCTTGTTGATCTTATTGAAAAGGTCAAACCAGAGATCAGGACACTTATAGAGAAATGTAACACA GTCAAAATGTGGGTTCAGCTGCTTATCCCCAGGATAGAGGATGGCAACAACTTTGGAGTGTCAATCCAGGAGGAGACGGTAGCTGAACTCAGAACAGTTGAAGGAGAGGCTGCATCTTACCTCGACCAGATATCACG ATACTACATCACAAGGGCAAAGCTGGTTTCTAAAATAGCAAAATATCCACATGTG gaGGACTATCGGCGCACAGTAACCGAGATTGATGAGAAGGAATACATCAGTCTGAAGATCATAGTTTCTGAGCTCCGAAATCAATAC GTAACGTTACACGACATGATCCTGAAGAACATTGAGAAGATCAAGAGGCCTCGGAGCAGTAATACTGACGCATTGTACTGA
- the g6pc1a.1 gene encoding glucose-6-phosphatase a, catalytic subunit, tandem duplicate 1 yields the protein MDLLHSWGVELAVHLQTTYSRYEGLFSLASTVADLHTTFFCFFPIWFHLRRDTGLRLIWVAVLGDWLNLVLKWVLFGERPYWWVHETRFYGTGPAPSLQQFPITCETGPGSPSGHAMGAAGVWYVMVTALLTIATEKRCPPLLYKFLQAGLWMLMGLVVLVVCMSRVYMAAHFPHQVVAGVITGVLVAEVVSKGKWIYSASMKKYFYTTLFLTSFAVGFYVILKALGVDLLWTLEKAQKWCVRAEWVHLDSTPFASLLRNMGTLFGLGLGLHSPLYAETKKRSTSFKMGCIIVSLFLLQLLDGWTFSSENLMIFYFVSFGKSAVALLIPTTLVPWALCWICKGKRDDKNL from the exons ATGGATCTTCTTCACAGTTGGGGGGTTGAGCTGGCGGTCCATCTGCAGACCACATACAGCAGGTATGAGGGCTTGTTTAGCCTGGCATCCACAGTGGCCGACCTGCACACCACGTTCTTCTGCTTCTTCCCGATCTGGTTCCACCTGCGGAGGGACACGGGGCTCAGGCTCATCTGGGTGGCCGTCCTCGGAGACTGGCTCAACTTGGTCCTGAAATG GGTTCTGTTTGGGGAGAGACCGTACTGGTGGGTTCACGAGACCCGGTTTTATGGAACGGGACCGGCCCCTTCTCTGCAGCAGTTTCCCATCACGTGTGAGACTGGACCAG GAAGCCCTTCAGGTCATGCTATGGGTGCAGCTGGGGTCTGGTATGTGATGGTAACTGCGCTACTCACTATTGCAACAGAGAAGCGATGCCCCCCTTTACTATACAA GTTCCTGCAGGCAGGCCTGTGGATGCTAATGGGCCTGGTAGTGCTGGTGGTCTGCATGTCCAGGGTCTACATGGCTGCCCACTTCCCACACCAGGTCGTTGCTGGAGTCATTACGG GTGTACTTGTCGCTGAGGTTGTCTCAAAGGGGAAATGGATCTACAGCGCCAGCATGAAGAAATACTTCTACACGACTCTCTTCTTGACCTCCTTCGCTGTTGGCTTCTACGTCATCCTCAAAGCTCTGGGTGTGGACCTGCTTTGGACCCTGGAGAAAGCCCAGAAGTGGTGCGTGAGGGCAGAGTGGGTGCACCTGGACAGCACGCCCTTCGCCAGCCTCCTGCGTAACATGGGCACCCTGTTCGGCCTGGGCCTTGGCCTGCACTCGCCCCTCTACGCTGAGACCAAGAAAAGAAGCACCAGTTTCAAGATGGGATGTATTATTGTCTCCTTGTTTCTGCTTCAGCtgttggatggatggacattTTCCTCGGAAAATCTTATGATTTTCTATTTTGTGTCTTTTGGTAAAAGTGCAGTTGCGCTTTTAATCCCAACCACTCTGGTTCCCTGGGCGCTCTGCTGGATTTGCAAGGGAAAGAGAGATGACAAGAATTTGTGA
- the g6pc1a.2 gene encoding glucose-6-phosphatase produces MNAIMDAMQGFGVSATHYLQTNYQDAQGLFLWVSWAADLRNTFFIFFPLWFQLRSSVAIKLIWVAVIGDWLNLVFKWILFGERPYWWVHETAHYANSVRPHIEQYPMTCETGPGSPSGHAMGAAGVYYTLVTSILAIMTSKKKYGSKKSTKDWYPKAVLWTLFWGVQLCVCLSRVFIAAHFPHQVIAGVITGIIVAEAFDRTQWIYSASMKKYFYTTLFLTSFAVGFYVILKALGVDLLWTLEKAQKWCVRAEWVHLDSTPFASLLRNMGTLFGLGLGLHSPLYTETKKSSSTLVKAGCVISSLFLLHLFDSFKPPTHTAALYYLLSFCKSATVPLVTVSIIPYCVNGALSLQNKKGV; encoded by the exons ATGAACGCTATAATGGACGCCATGCAGGGTTTTGGTGTGAGCGCCACCCACTACCTGCAGACCAACTATCAGGATGCCCAGGGCTTGTTTCTCTGGGTCTCCTGGGCGGCAGACCTCAGGAACaccttcttcatcttcttcccGCTTTGGTTTCAGCTGCGTTCTTCAGTGGCCATCAAGCTCATCTGGGTGGCCGTGATCGGAGACTGGCTTAACTTGGTGTTCAAATG GATTCTGTTTGGGGAGAGGCCTTACTGGTGGGTCCATGAGACGGCTCATTATGCAAACTCAGTTCGTCCTCACATTGAGCAGTATCCAATGACCTGTGAGACCGGCCCAG GCAGCCCCTCTGGCCACGCTATGGGAGCCGCAGGAGTCTACTACACCCTGGTGACCTCCATCCTCGCCATCATGACCAGCAAGAAGAAATATGGAAGCAAGAAATCCACAAAGGACTG GTATCCGAAGGCTGTTTTGTGGACTCTGTTTTGGGGAGtccagctgtgtgtctgtctctccagGGTCTTCATCGCCGCCCACTTCCCCCACCAGGTCATCGCTGGTGTTATCACAG GTATAATCGTGGCTGAAGCCTTTGACAGAACTCAGTGGATCTACAGCGCCAGCATGAAGAAATACTTCTACACGACTCTCTTCTTGACCTCCTTCGCTGTTGGCTTCTACGTCATCCTCAAAGCTCTGGGTGTGGACCTGCTGTGGACCCTGGAGAAAGCCCAGAAGTGGTGCGTGAGGGCAGAGTGGGTCCACCTGGACAGCACGCCCTTCGCCAGCCTCCTGCGTAACATGGGCACCCTGTTCGGCCTGGGCCTTGGCCTGCACTCGCCCCTCTACACTGAGACCAAGAAGAGCAGCAGCACGTTGGTCAAAGCAGGGTGCGTCATCAGCTCTCTGTTCCTGCTGCACCTGTTTGACTCCTTCAAGCCTCCCACGCACACCGCAGCCCTCTATTACCTGCTTTCCTTCTGCAAAAGCGCCACAGTGCCTCTGGTCACTGTAAGTATCATCCCGTACTGTGTGAACGGAGCTCTGAGCCTGCAGAACAAAAAGGGAGTGTGA
- the LOC120550600 gene encoding nuclear pore complex protein NUP98A-like isoform X3 has translation MVYGLSSRVSWICLLLFSNSVCFPAPKGYRYPYTATWGSDGRTVPELNLQSEGSRPPLVNLQYGPSANYQHPEEDSKQASSPTGNQSPSSVGAPSVAAGLSPSYEPNSFIVSYDSSSNKPASTLSQGAGYFSPTARPLPPTDTRKKTPSFSVQSQSVAGPSGNANMDSSGSASDPVYQASQAYPNAGDMVKTLDFGEGPFPYVGAPATYTYNAGSYPYANKHPATQGGQAGRNTASPGKLYDGPVSYWYPYAATPATYNSGAAAASQDVGYIRPTAHTLPRTGKKTPGFFVQSQSVDGTRGNSKMGFGGGASGPFYWASPAYPAARNMPTTLDFDGPVPYIGAPATYTYNAGSYPYANKHPATQGSQTSRNTAADGGLDGPIPYGSAPTSFRFGVAPFPNPAPATSNYVDGAASAPGLPWASQPERETDSLFPDSGISAFESQTMLGESEIPLPPPSSYIIQSKNGYQQALEALSHSKHSPEYSEPPVFPSKAVKAPPKTSPVTGSKGVKTVQ, from the exons ATGGTGTATGGACTGTCTTCAAG GGTTTCTTGGATCTGTctgctgttgtttagcaatagCGTTTGTTTTCCTGCACCAAAAG GCTACAGATACCCATACACTGCTACCTGGGGCTCTGATGGTAGAACTGTTCCTGAATTAAACCTTCAGTCTGAAGGCTCACGTCCTCCTCTGGTGAACCTGCAGTATGGCCCATCTGCTAATTATCAGCACCCTGAGGAAGACTCCAAACAGGCCAGCTCTCCCACTGGAAACCAGTCCCCATCAAGCGTAGGCGCTCCCAGTGTAGCTGCAGGCTTGTCACCAAGTTATGAGCCAAACAGTTTTATTGTGAGTTATGATTCCAGCTCTAACAAACCCGCCAGTACTCTTTCCCAGGGTGCAGGGTATTTCAGCCCTACTGCTCGTCCTCTTCCACCTACCGACACAAGGAAGAAGACCCCTAGCTTCTCTGTGCAGTCTCAGTCTGTTGCTGGTCCCAGTGGAAACGCCAATATGGATTCAAGTGGGTCAGCATCTGACCCAGTCTACCAGGCTTCTCAAGCATACCCTAATGCTGGGGACATGGTCAAAACCTTGGACTTTGGTGAAGGACCTTTTCCTTACGTCGGTGCTCCTGCAACCTACACCTATAATGCTGGATCTTATCCCTATGCCAACAAGCACCCTGCAACACAAGGTG GTCAAGCAGGTCGTAACACAGCTTCCCCCGGTAAGCTTTATGATGGACCTGTTTCCTACTGGTATCCTTACGCTGCCACTCCTGCAACCTACAActctggtgctgctgctgcttcccaGGATGTAGGGTACATCAGGCCTACTGCTCATACTCTTCCACGCACTGGGAAGAAGACTCCTGGCTTCTTTGTGCAGTCTCAGTCTGTTGATGGTACCAGGGGCAATTCCAAAATGGGTTTTGGTGGGGGGGCATCAGGCCCATTCTATTGGGCTTCTCCAGCATACCCTGCTGCTAGGAACATGCCTACAACCTTGGACTTTGATGGACCTGTTCCTTACATCGGTGCTCCTGCAACCTACACCTATAATGCTGGATCTTATCCTTATGCCAACAAGCACCCAGCAACACAAGGCA GTCAAACAAGTCGTAACACCGCTGCTGACGGTGGGCTAGATGGACCTATTCCTTACGGCAGTGCTCCTACAAGCTTCAGGTTTGGTGTTGCACCTTTTCCTAACCCTGCTCCTGCAACCTCCAACTATGTAGACGGAGCTGCTTCTGCCCCCGGCCTTCCTTGGGCCTCGCAGCCCGAAAGGGAAACTGACTCCTTGTTTCCAGACTCTGGCATCTCTGCATTTGAGTCTCAGACCATGCTGGGCGAGAGTGAGATCCCTCTGCCACCGCCTTCATCCTACATAATCCAATCCAAAAATGGCTACCAGCAAGCACTAGAAGCCCTTTCCCACAGTAAGCACTCCCCAGAGTACTCTGAGCCACCAGTCTTTCCCTCCAAGGCTGTCAAAGCACCACCCAAGACTTCACCAGTGACTGGGTCCAAGGGAGTAAAGACTGTCCAATGA
- the LOC120550600 gene encoding uncharacterized protein LOC120550600 isoform X2 produces the protein MVYGLSSRVSWICLLLFSNSVCFPAPKGYRYPYTATWGSDGRTVPELNLQSEGSRPPLVNLQYGPSANYQHPEEDSKQASSPTGNQSPSSVGAPSVAAGLSPSYEPNSFIVSYDSSSNKPASTLSQGAGYFSPTARPLPPTDTRKKTPSFSVQSQSVAGPSGNANMDSSGSASDPVYQASQAYPNAGDMVKTLDFGEGPFPYVGAPATYTYNAGSYPYANKHPATQALQRSRNTAAAGWLDDRSFPYGEAPKSFRFGAETYATAPVTYNFGDGAASQGAGYVSPTARPLPRTGTPSFSFQSQSVDGTGGNSNMGSSGAASAAGNIVTTLDLGDGPVSYISAPATYTHNAGSYPYANKRPATQGGQAGRNTASPGKLYDGPVSYWYPYAATPATYNSGAAAASQDVGYIRPTAHTLPRTGKKTPGFFVQSQSVDGTRGNSKMGFGGGASGPFYWASPAYPAARNMPTTLDFDGPVPYIGAPATYTYNAGSYPYANKHPATQGSQTSRNTAADGGLDGPIPYGSAPTSFRFGVAPFPNPAPATSNYVDGAASAPGLPWASQPERETDSLFPDSGISAFESQTMLGESEIPLPPPSSYIIQSKNGYQQALEALSHSKHSPEYSEPPVFPSKAVKAPPKTSPVTGSKGVKTVQ, from the exons ATGGTGTATGGACTGTCTTCAAG GGTTTCTTGGATCTGTctgctgttgtttagcaatagCGTTTGTTTTCCTGCACCAAAAG GCTACAGATACCCATACACTGCTACCTGGGGCTCTGATGGTAGAACTGTTCCTGAATTAAACCTTCAGTCTGAAGGCTCACGTCCTCCTCTGGTGAACCTGCAGTATGGCCCATCTGCTAATTATCAGCACCCTGAGGAAGACTCCAAACAGGCCAGCTCTCCCACTGGAAACCAGTCCCCATCAAGCGTAGGCGCTCCCAGTGTAGCTGCAGGCTTGTCACCAAGTTATGAGCCAAACAGTTTTATTGTGAGTTATGATTCCAGCTCTAACAAACCCGCCAGTACTCTTTCCCAGGGTGCAGGGTATTTCAGCCCTACTGCTCGTCCTCTTCCACCTACCGACACAAGGAAGAAGACCCCTAGCTTCTCTGTGCAGTCTCAGTCTGTTGCTGGTCCCAGTGGAAACGCCAATATGGATTCAAGTGGGTCAGCATCTGACCCAGTCTACCAGGCTTCTCAAGCATACCCTAATGCTGGGGACATGGTCAAAACCTTGGACTTTGGTGAAGGACCTTTTCCTTACGTCGGTGCTCCTGCAACCTACACCTATAATGCTGGATCTTATCCCTATGCCAACAAGCACCCTGCAACACAAG ctctacaaagAAGTCGTAACACAGCTGCAGCAGGCTGGCTTGATGACAGATCTTTTCCCTATGGCGAGGCTCCTAAAAGCTTCAGGTTTGGTGCTGAAACTTACGCCACCGCTCCTGTAACCTACAACTTTGGTGATGGAGCTGCTTCCCAGGGTGCAGGGTATGTCAGCCCTACTGCTCGTCCTCTTCCACGTACCGGCACTCCAAGCTTCTCTTTCCAGTCTCAGTCTGTTGATGGAACGGGTGGAAATTCCAACATGGGTTCAAGTGGGGCAGCatctgctgctgggaacatAGTTACAACCTTGGACTTGGGTGATGGACCTGTTTCTTACATCAGTGCTCCCGCAACCTACACCCATAATGCAGGATCGTATCCTTATGCCAACAAGCGCCCTGCAACACAAGGTG GTCAAGCAGGTCGTAACACAGCTTCCCCCGGTAAGCTTTATGATGGACCTGTTTCCTACTGGTATCCTTACGCTGCCACTCCTGCAACCTACAActctggtgctgctgctgcttcccaGGATGTAGGGTACATCAGGCCTACTGCTCATACTCTTCCACGCACTGGGAAGAAGACTCCTGGCTTCTTTGTGCAGTCTCAGTCTGTTGATGGTACCAGGGGCAATTCCAAAATGGGTTTTGGTGGGGGGGCATCAGGCCCATTCTATTGGGCTTCTCCAGCATACCCTGCTGCTAGGAACATGCCTACAACCTTGGACTTTGATGGACCTGTTCCTTACATCGGTGCTCCTGCAACCTACACCTATAATGCTGGATCTTATCCTTATGCCAACAAGCACCCAGCAACACAAGGCA GTCAAACAAGTCGTAACACCGCTGCTGACGGTGGGCTAGATGGACCTATTCCTTACGGCAGTGCTCCTACAAGCTTCAGGTTTGGTGTTGCACCTTTTCCTAACCCTGCTCCTGCAACCTCCAACTATGTAGACGGAGCTGCTTCTGCCCCCGGCCTTCCTTGGGCCTCGCAGCCCGAAAGGGAAACTGACTCCTTGTTTCCAGACTCTGGCATCTCTGCATTTGAGTCTCAGACCATGCTGGGCGAGAGTGAGATCCCTCTGCCACCGCCTTCATCCTACATAATCCAATCCAAAAATGGCTACCAGCAAGCACTAGAAGCCCTTTCCCACAGTAAGCACTCCCCAGAGTACTCTGAGCCACCAGTCTTTCCCTCCAAGGCTGTCAAAGCACCACCCAAGACTTCACCAGTGACTGGGTCCAAGGGAGTAAAGACTGTCCAATGA
- the LOC120550600 gene encoding uncharacterized protein LOC120550600 isoform X1 produces the protein MVYGLSSRVSWICLLLFSNSVCFPAPKGYRYPYTATWGSDGRTVPELNLQSEGSRPPLVNLQYGPSANYQHPEEDSKQASSPTGNQSPSSVGAPSVAAGLSPSYEPNSFIVSYDSSSNKPASTLSQGAGYFSPTARPLPPTDTRKKTPSFSVQSQSVAGPSGNANMDSSGSASDPVYQASQAYPNAGDMVKTLDFGEGPFPYVGAPATYTYNAGSYPYANKHPATQGALQRSRNTAAAGWLDDRSFPYGEAPKSFRFGAETYATAPVTYNFGDGAASQGAGYVSPTARPLPRTGTPSFSFQSQSVDGTGGNSNMGSSGAASAAGNIVTTLDLGDGPVSYISAPATYTHNAGSYPYANKRPATQGGQAGRNTASPGKLYDGPVSYWYPYAATPATYNSGAAAASQDVGYIRPTAHTLPRTGKKTPGFFVQSQSVDGTRGNSKMGFGGGASGPFYWASPAYPAARNMPTTLDFDGPVPYIGAPATYTYNAGSYPYANKHPATQGSQTSRNTAADGGLDGPIPYGSAPTSFRFGVAPFPNPAPATSNYVDGAASAPGLPWASQPERETDSLFPDSGISAFESQTMLGESEIPLPPPSSYIIQSKNGYQQALEALSHSKHSPEYSEPPVFPSKAVKAPPKTSPVTGSKGVKTVQ, from the exons ATGGTGTATGGACTGTCTTCAAG GGTTTCTTGGATCTGTctgctgttgtttagcaatagCGTTTGTTTTCCTGCACCAAAAG GCTACAGATACCCATACACTGCTACCTGGGGCTCTGATGGTAGAACTGTTCCTGAATTAAACCTTCAGTCTGAAGGCTCACGTCCTCCTCTGGTGAACCTGCAGTATGGCCCATCTGCTAATTATCAGCACCCTGAGGAAGACTCCAAACAGGCCAGCTCTCCCACTGGAAACCAGTCCCCATCAAGCGTAGGCGCTCCCAGTGTAGCTGCAGGCTTGTCACCAAGTTATGAGCCAAACAGTTTTATTGTGAGTTATGATTCCAGCTCTAACAAACCCGCCAGTACTCTTTCCCAGGGTGCAGGGTATTTCAGCCCTACTGCTCGTCCTCTTCCACCTACCGACACAAGGAAGAAGACCCCTAGCTTCTCTGTGCAGTCTCAGTCTGTTGCTGGTCCCAGTGGAAACGCCAATATGGATTCAAGTGGGTCAGCATCTGACCCAGTCTACCAGGCTTCTCAAGCATACCCTAATGCTGGGGACATGGTCAAAACCTTGGACTTTGGTGAAGGACCTTTTCCTTACGTCGGTGCTCCTGCAACCTACACCTATAATGCTGGATCTTATCCCTATGCCAACAAGCACCCTGCAACACAAGGTG ctctacaaagAAGTCGTAACACAGCTGCAGCAGGCTGGCTTGATGACAGATCTTTTCCCTATGGCGAGGCTCCTAAAAGCTTCAGGTTTGGTGCTGAAACTTACGCCACCGCTCCTGTAACCTACAACTTTGGTGATGGAGCTGCTTCCCAGGGTGCAGGGTATGTCAGCCCTACTGCTCGTCCTCTTCCACGTACCGGCACTCCAAGCTTCTCTTTCCAGTCTCAGTCTGTTGATGGAACGGGTGGAAATTCCAACATGGGTTCAAGTGGGGCAGCatctgctgctgggaacatAGTTACAACCTTGGACTTGGGTGATGGACCTGTTTCTTACATCAGTGCTCCCGCAACCTACACCCATAATGCAGGATCGTATCCTTATGCCAACAAGCGCCCTGCAACACAAGGTG GTCAAGCAGGTCGTAACACAGCTTCCCCCGGTAAGCTTTATGATGGACCTGTTTCCTACTGGTATCCTTACGCTGCCACTCCTGCAACCTACAActctggtgctgctgctgcttcccaGGATGTAGGGTACATCAGGCCTACTGCTCATACTCTTCCACGCACTGGGAAGAAGACTCCTGGCTTCTTTGTGCAGTCTCAGTCTGTTGATGGTACCAGGGGCAATTCCAAAATGGGTTTTGGTGGGGGGGCATCAGGCCCATTCTATTGGGCTTCTCCAGCATACCCTGCTGCTAGGAACATGCCTACAACCTTGGACTTTGATGGACCTGTTCCTTACATCGGTGCTCCTGCAACCTACACCTATAATGCTGGATCTTATCCTTATGCCAACAAGCACCCAGCAACACAAGGCA GTCAAACAAGTCGTAACACCGCTGCTGACGGTGGGCTAGATGGACCTATTCCTTACGGCAGTGCTCCTACAAGCTTCAGGTTTGGTGTTGCACCTTTTCCTAACCCTGCTCCTGCAACCTCCAACTATGTAGACGGAGCTGCTTCTGCCCCCGGCCTTCCTTGGGCCTCGCAGCCCGAAAGGGAAACTGACTCCTTGTTTCCAGACTCTGGCATCTCTGCATTTGAGTCTCAGACCATGCTGGGCGAGAGTGAGATCCCTCTGCCACCGCCTTCATCCTACATAATCCAATCCAAAAATGGCTACCAGCAAGCACTAGAAGCCCTTTCCCACAGTAAGCACTCCCCAGAGTACTCTGAGCCACCAGTCTTTCCCTCCAAGGCTGTCAAAGCACCACCCAAGACTTCACCAGTGACTGGGTCCAAGGGAGTAAAGACTGTCCAATGA
- the LOC120551809 gene encoding zinc finger protein 2 homolog, whose amino-acid sequence MMSELQAVKALVAERLAAAAEEILSAVEEKLLHTSDMPPEQQRAAVHKRLAVVAEEIFRILEIMMGKYEAEVSSSHKESERQSQLLDITLKAEAIVQRADKLPLSGSDCEKDVSSEQSRSSSQLQKTSNPPQVKDASTETDCRPSHLRQMHRAEKGTSTMMETETPPPSDKVLSSNNSGAASEDNENALNEKPLKSNKRYKSQGEDCCRMCGRSFHKSVPGKNKKTCERNISITNKSQTTGQSCCRVCGKFFRYKRSFLKHVLAHEQSSDVCGACGKLLDTDESLKAHLQTHNEENICRDQTDDKRSEAEGSDAESKVGDSDEEWKDSEASDSDEGDSAKDETKGRRCAQKSKTKASNKPKNKDYKDSSHLKYSCKVCGKPFCYRASFLKHVQEDEGDTDLCGVCGKRFESEDSLRLHLQTYIRTNDCEVCGKHFDSHKQLEMHMRTHTGEKPYICSVCGKAFAQNGNLMGHMRVHTGEKPYVCSVCGQNFSFKEYMMAHMRIHTGEKPFLCSVCGKGFRQRGTLKTHMMIHTGESTHRCSVCDKKFYKSGALKIHMRSHTGEKPYLCNVCGKSFTASGSLTKHMGVHEGERTHGCSVCGTGFAKKEDLKKHVQTHGDESTHLTSL is encoded by the exons ATGATGTCTGAACTGCAGGCGGTGAAGGCGCTGGTGGCCGAGAGACTGGCGGCGGCTGCGGAGGAGATACTCAGCGCTGTCGAGGAGAAGCTGCTGCACACGTCAG ATATGCCACCTGAACAGCAGAGGGCAGCTGTACACAAGCGGCTGGCGGTGGTTGCTGAAGAGATCTTTCGGATCCTGGAGATAATGATGGGCAAATACGAGGCAGAGGTCTCCAGTTCCCACAAGGAGAGCGAACGTCAAAGCCAACTGCTGGACATCACGTTGAAAGCGGAGGCAATTGTACAGAGAGCAG ACAAACTGCCTCTCTCTGGGTCGGACTGTGAAAAGGACGTTTCCTCCGAGCAGAGCAGGAGCTCCAGTCAGCTCCAGAAAACATCAAATCCACCACAGGTTAAAGACGCGTCCACGGAGACAGACTGTAGGCCCTCGCATCTTCGCCAGATGCACAGAGCAGAAAAGGGCACTTCAACTATGATGGAAACGGAGACGCCGCCACCTAGCGACAAGGTTCTCTCATCCAACAACTCAGGAGCTGCGAGTGAAGACAATGAGAATGCGCTAAATGAGAAACCTCTCAAGTCAAACAAAAGATACAAAAGTCAGGGTGAGGATTGTTGCAGAATGTGTGGAAGGTCTTTCCACAAAAGCGTCCctgggaaaaataaaaaaacctgcGAAAGGAACATTTCTATAACAAACAAGAGCCAAACCACGGGGCAGAGTTGTTGTAGAGTTTGTGGAAAGTTTTTCCGGTACAAACGTTCTTTTCTGAAGCACGTACTCGCGCACGAACAGAGCTCCGATGTGTGTGGAGCCTGCGGGAAACTTCTCGACACCGACGAGAGCTTGAAGGCGCATTTACAAACCCACAACGAAGAAAACATCTGCAGGGACCAAACGGATGACAAACGATCGGAGGCAGAGGGCTCCGACGCTGAGAGTAAGGTGGGCGACAGCGATGAGGAATGGAAGGACAGCGAAGCCAGCGATAGTGACGAGGGAGACAGCGCGAAAGACGAGACCAAAGGCCGACGTTGTGCGCAAAAGTCCAAAACAAAAGCATCAAACAAACCTAAAAATAAGGATTACAAGGATTCATCGCATTTGAAATACAGCTGCAAAGTGTGTGGCAAGCCTTTCTGCTACAGAGCCTCTTTTTTGAAGCATGTGCAAGAGGACGAGGGGGACACAGATCTTTGCGGTGTGTGTGGGAAACGTTTCGAGTCCGAGGACAGCTTAAGGCTTCACTTGCAAACTTACATCCGAACGAATGACTGTGAGGTCTGTGGCAAACACTTTGACAGCCACAAGCAACTGGAGATGCACATGAggactcacacaggagagaagccatacATTTGCAGCGTCTGCGGCAAGGCGTTCGCCCAAAACGGAAACCTAATGGGACACATGAGAGTTCACACGGGGGAGAAGCCGTACGTTTGCAGCGTGTGCGGCCAGAACTTTAGCTTTAAAGAATACATGATGGCTCACATGAGGATCCACACGGGGGAGAAGCCGTTTCTCTGCAGCGTCTGCGGGAAGGGATTCCGACAGAGGGGGACTCTGAAAACGCACATGATGATCCACACGGGAGAGTCCACACACCGATGCAGCGTGTGCGACAAGAAGTTCTACAAGAGCGGAGCGCTGAAGATCCACATGAGGTCGCACACGGGGGAGAAGCCGTATCTGTGCAACGTTTGTGGGAAGAGCTTCACGGCGAGCGGCTCGCTGACCAAACACATGGGCGTCCACGAGGGGGAGCGAACGCACGGCTGCAGCGTCTGCGGCACCGGGTTTGCGAAGAAGGAGGATCTGAAAAAACACGTTCAGACTCACGGGGACGAGTCCACGCACCTGACGAGTCTTTAA